In one window of Desulfuribacillus alkaliarsenatis DNA:
- a CDS encoding universal stress protein: protein MFLKILLAADGSEHSVRAAEHTVRLIAGQAEGFVTVVYAVDGSTSKSDVLHNNSETEIAISRKEKLKNVFGVLESANIKYELKIIHGDPGEAITEYANKQYFDCLVIGSRGLNRLQSMVLGGVSHKVAKRAKCPVMIVK, encoded by the coding sequence ATGTTTCTGAAGATATTACTAGCAGCAGATGGTTCTGAGCATTCTGTAAGAGCGGCAGAGCATACAGTTCGTTTAATAGCTGGCCAAGCAGAGGGGTTTGTCACGGTTGTCTACGCCGTAGACGGCTCTACGTCAAAATCTGATGTGCTGCACAACAATAGTGAAACTGAAATAGCCATCAGTCGTAAAGAAAAGCTTAAAAATGTTTTTGGAGTACTTGAGAGTGCTAATATAAAATATGAGCTGAAAATCATACATGGCGATCCTGGTGAGGCGATAACAGAATATGCAAACAAACAATATTTCGATTGTTTAGTGATAGGCAGTCGAGGTCTTAACCGCCTACAAAGCATGGTACTAGGTGGAGTTAGTCATAAAGTTGCTAAAAGAGCAAAGTGTCCTGTGATGATAGTAAAATAA
- a CDS encoding FecR family protein — MIKNKVVATLISFIIIMVVVAQPVLSTEASESEHGKVHIYFDENYNITGPITTNPEYIPLQHMLLLLDELIPLDKDFTINKENHFSNEQTAMYPNLSGEGRLVLKGVAQIPEGSNQPEISGTFFYTAEVNAELYSGGHKRHQITLEGDFIFDINPNNQRAILYIGPSITNNPAIETLYTSTTSGTGNFLQVHEETKENTRAYMVYFQYAVLAEEDEHITEIEEEMIEEESNELIKRDIGSIRQPRPDQFGPLAGQNILSGVQFDDLYGEVMVWDTDDWEDSFSAGLNAEIYVHSVIVTGPNSGARLSLRDGTIFVMGPNSMVTVSDESDENGRLGLLVGHVMINVRQMLRDGSMDIEMSVAAAGARGTIFVVEETENTSTLKVLEGTVEFKTIRNESFILESGQMITATEEATGSVVGFSIDEELKNWPTKTEEEIRATLIEKGINVEVQQDSEKGIPIVIITIPILAVAIAGYIFYTKK; from the coding sequence ATGATAAAGAATAAAGTAGTAGCTACGTTAATCTCTTTCATAATAATCATGGTTGTAGTGGCGCAACCAGTACTAAGTACAGAAGCTAGTGAAAGTGAACATGGCAAAGTTCACATATATTTTGATGAGAATTATAATATTACTGGGCCGATTACAACCAATCCAGAATATATTCCATTGCAGCATATGCTACTCTTATTGGATGAATTGATACCTCTTGACAAAGATTTTACAATTAATAAAGAGAACCATTTCTCTAATGAACAAACAGCTATGTACCCTAACTTGTCTGGGGAAGGGAGACTTGTATTAAAAGGGGTGGCCCAAATCCCTGAGGGGAGCAATCAGCCCGAAATTTCGGGAACATTCTTTTATACAGCAGAAGTGAATGCAGAATTATATTCAGGCGGGCACAAAAGACATCAAATTACATTAGAAGGAGATTTCATCTTTGACATTAATCCCAATAATCAGAGGGCTATATTATACATTGGACCATCTATAACGAATAATCCAGCAATAGAAACACTCTACACATCAACTACTTCAGGCACTGGTAATTTTCTTCAAGTACATGAGGAAACAAAGGAAAATACTCGAGCATACATGGTATATTTTCAATACGCTGTCTTAGCAGAAGAGGATGAGCATATAACGGAAATAGAAGAAGAGATGATAGAAGAGGAGAGTAATGAGCTAATAAAGCGCGATATAGGTAGCATCAGGCAACCTCGGCCTGATCAATTTGGCCCCCTCGCAGGACAGAATATATTATCAGGGGTACAATTTGATGATTTGTATGGAGAAGTTATGGTTTGGGACACTGATGATTGGGAAGATTCTTTCTCTGCTGGATTGAACGCGGAGATCTATGTTCATTCAGTTATTGTAACTGGACCGAACAGTGGAGCTAGATTGTCATTGCGAGATGGAACAATTTTTGTAATGGGCCCCAATTCTATGGTAACAGTTAGCGACGAAAGTGATGAAAATGGTAGGTTAGGTCTGCTGGTAGGGCACGTCATGATCAATGTCAGACAAATGCTTCGAGATGGTTCTATGGATATAGAAATGTCTGTGGCTGCTGCAGGAGCAAGGGGTACAATATTTGTTGTGGAAGAGACGGAAAATACATCCACGCTAAAGGTGCTGGAAGGAACAGTAGAATTTAAAACAATAAGGAATGAATCCTTTATATTAGAGTCTGGTCAGATGATAACTGCAACAGAGGAAGCAACAGGCAGTGTAGTAGGTTTTTCAATTGATGAGGAACTTAAGAACTGGCCGACTAAAACTGAAGAAGAAATTAGAGCAACCCTAATTGAAAAAGGAATTAACGTTGAAGTACAGCAAGATAGTGAGAAAGGGATACCTATTGTTATAATTACTATACCAATTTTAGCAGTAGCTATAGCTGGTTACATTTTTTATACGAAGAAGTAA